The Salvelinus namaycush isolate Seneca chromosome 19, SaNama_1.0, whole genome shotgun sequence DNA window ATGACTACAATGTATTTTATAAAATAAACTTATTCCTTCTTATGCCTTCTCCAATTCATTCAAATTCAATCCAGACAAATCATTCTGTATCAGCACCACATGTATCAATCATGACAACACTGAGGTAAGTAATGTCAGTGTATTGCTACATGAAATAATTACAACAATTGTAAAACAAAATTATATCAAACCTACGTTTGCCAACCTAGGGAATACAATTATAGGAACTTCAGAGTTAAAATATGTTTAGCTGTCACTTTGAACCATGGATAAAAGAAAGCATAAATTATTGGATTTATTAAGGAATTAACAAGTGGCAGAAAACGGATGAATACTGATAAATTGTCACTTAAAAAagacaaaaataataatataaatagtGTTGGAATCCAACAAATGAAATAGTTGAAAACAACAATAGCTAGAGTTTTTGCTGCTTTTCTCTCAGACTTATTTGCCTGTACAGTTTTAACACCAGACACACTGACAGCCTCTTTAGAAAATACCTTTCTGGCCTGTGATCTGGCCACCACAAAGATTTTCATATAAATAGTTATAATAATAGAGCACGGGACAACCATTGTAAATAGAAGGTCAATTATATTACCCCAGATTGACCCTTCAACAATAAAACATTCTTTCAAACACCTACTGGGTACCTGTACATTTGCAATGTTTTTTATATTAGCAGCACGGTATATGATACAACAACACCAGGTAATGGATATACAACACATAattcttgttattgttattttagagTGGTACAATAAGGGATCACACACAGCAACATAGCGGTCAATAGATATCAAGACCAAATTGCCCAGCGATAAAGAAGTACATAAACAAGCAATGTAGGCatgaaacacacagaaatattccCCAAAACCCCAGCATGGTTCCATTATTGCTACAGTCATTACTGGTATCACAACCAGTCCCACCAGGAGATCTgacacagccagagagaggatGAGCAGGTTGGTTGGAGTGTGGAGCTGCTTGaagtgagagatggagatgatCACCAGTACGTTCAAAAATACTGTAACCGCTGAAATCAATGAAAAGAAGATGTACAGTGTTATGTAGGTAGATGTCGATAGCAAAGCCTTTCTGCAAGAAGAGTTTCCGTCTTGAAAACAGTAAAGAACATCTTCCTTTTTCTCCATTTGGTAAAAATGCTGAGGTCTTGGTCCTGTGTGTGACCCTGTCAGGTCCGCCTTCTGACAAACTCTGAGCTCTGCCTCTCTATTTATCCCTGAGTTACTGACAGCCACTCCCCTCCCCAGcatctctctacacacacacacacacacacacacacacacacacacacacacacacacacacacacacacacacacacacacacacacacacacacacacacacacacacacacacacacacacacacacacacacacacacacacacacaaatgaacaAGCGGTTGGATAAACAAATCATTTGTGAAAGCATGATGTAATGTATTACGGGATTGGATATTGCTGTGCCCAGCTAGCCTGTCCTTCAGCTTTACTGATAGAGATGAGAGAAAAGGTACATTTTCTccaattcaattcaaatcaaattttatttatcTTAAGCGccgaacagtgaaatgcttactttcaagccGTTAACCACcattgcagttttaagaaaaaaaatgtgttaagttaaaaaaaagtaaaaaataacagtaacaaataatttaagagcagcagtaaaataacaatagcaaggccatatcttcttatggctagggggcagcattttcacgtttggatgaaaagtgtgcccagagtaaactgcctgctactcagtcccagttgctaatatatgcatagtattagtagatttggatagaaaacactcagaagtttctaaaaatacagatgaaaactatgtagatagtgtggtctaaagCTTATCTTGAGATACTCTACCTCGGGCGATcaatagcttgagacttccttagatatcgtacACCAGCTGttatatacaaaaataaatagCCTGCCACCACTTGTCTTagcagacgccgctgttctatcctaccggtgcagcgtataatcaactagctgtatgttgatagtgttgtcgttcagccacgactccgtgaagtaTAAGATTAGTtttgaatgtcctgttggtagtttaatcttccgcttaggtcatcgattttattctccaaagattccACGTTTGCTActagaatggaaggaagtgggggtttatttgatcgcctacaaattctcagaaggcagctcaCGCTTTGGCCCCTTTTTCACCCAAATCACGACGATCTTGGCCtattcccgagaaagcagtatataaTTTGCGTCGGCCTCGTAAGACTCGTTAAGAGGAATAAAAGTATTCTGCCAgtctgtggtgagtaatcgcagtcctgatgtccagaagttactttcagtcataagagatggtagcggcaAAATTATgaacaaaataagtaaaaaaataagttgcaAATAAACGAAcataaaaacacaatcggttaggGACACGTAgaacgtcagccttcttctccggaGCCATTTTAAGTCACAGTCAACATAGGCCTTTATCTGCAATCAACAAACAAAATGCTTTTTGACTTTGtccctgtaacgatcgtctaatgGAGGAGACCAAAATgtagcgtggtaagtgttcatattataatttaattcaaaactgaacactaaaacaaaataacaacgagagTGAATGAAAAacgaaacacaaaacagaaaacaactacccacaaacacaggtgggaaaaggctacctaagtatggttctcaatcagagacaacgatagactgctgcctctgattgagaaccacacccggccaaacacattgaactagacaacatagaacacaacatagagtGCCCACCCCAACTCGTGGTGACAGTCCCCCTCATTTATTTCTCATTGGTTAATTTTGACCCAAAACCAATGGGAGTGAAGGAACTCCAGATGCAATTGTTTTCAAAAACCAAATGGTGTTAAATATCAAACATGTTCAAATATGGATTGTGTAGGCCCATGTAGCTCAATAACTGCTTGATCTTAAATTGAGAGTTTTGGACCTCTGATGTGGGAAACTTAAACAAGTCAAACTACCATCATTATTAAAGAGTTGTTCACTTACCAACTACACAAAAAAAGGGTTCCACAAGGGTTCTTTGTGGAGGAATAGGGTTCTACCAAGATCCGTATGGATCAGAAAAACCCTTTTTGGGAAAGCAAGAATGGGaagaagggttctacatagaaccatatatcatatttcccagcatgctctattgcagagAGCTTTGCAGAATTGTTTTACTGTAATGTCTGTAACTTATCAGTGATTGGTTGatacattttatacaacacaaaGATAACACTGTTTTCCAAACTAATCCAATCTACTAGTAATTGGATTCATAGCACctgttactgagatggttgttccagtttagatgattgaGGCAGTATCAGTGTTAATTGTACTCTACCCTGGAATTATTCTGAATGAAGATTGTGGGTAATTAAAGGGTAATAAGGCTGGTGGAACTgtacatagagggttctaggatGAACCCTCCAAAGATTCTAAGCTGAGACatggaaatgttttaagatgttcatacaatggatcatttagctatttcttttattcattttagaataaggatgtaatgtaacaaaatgtggaaaagtaaaggggtctgaatactttcccaatgcaatGAAtatggccctgtccgggggtatcatcgaatggggccacagtgtctcctgacccctcctgtctcagcctccagtatttatgctgcagtagttattatgtgtcggggggctagggtcagtttgttatatctggagtacttctcctgtcttatccgggtTCTTGTGTGAATTTTAGtttgctctctaattctctctttctctctttctttcactctctcggaggacctgagccctaggaccatgcctcaggactacctggcatgatgactccttgctgtccccagtccacctggccgtgctgctgctccagtttcaactgttctgcctgcggctatggaaccctgacctgttcaccggacgtgctacctgtcctagacctgctgttttcaactctctagagacagcaggagcggtagagatactcttaatgatcggctatgaaaagccaactgacatttactcctgaggtgctgacttgctgcaccctcgacaactactgtgattattattatttgaccatgctggtcatttatgaacatttgaacatcttggccatgttctgttataatctccacccggcacagccagaagaggactggccacccctcatagcctggttcctagGTTtttttcctaggttttggcctttctagggagtttttcctagccaccgtgcttctacacctgcattgcttgctgtttggggttttaggctgggtttctgtacagcactttgagatatcagctgatgtaagaagggcaatataaatacatttgatttgatttgaatatatgGTAATAtggtattctaagtcagaactatccagagtagtgatgctggacagacGGGTGTCACGCACTGACCTTGGAgatcttttttatgtctctattttgcttggtcagggcgtgagtttgggtgggcattctatgtctggtgttctatgttgtccttgttttgtatttctatgtgtttggccgggtatggttcccaatcagaggcagcagtctatcgttgtctctgattgagaaccatacttaggtatgcTGTTCTCACCTGtggtggtgggtagttgttttctgttttgtgtatcgTCACCTTagagaactgttcgtttgtcgtttttgttgttttgttcagtgttcagtttattgattaaaatatgaacacttaccacgctgcaccttggtcctcttctccttctcccgacgacgtttgTTACAACGGGCAGGTGCGCGCGGcaatcggttgaatagcatgcatttagttttacttgcatttaagagcagttggaggccacggaaagagagttgtatggcattgaagctcgtctggaggttagttaacacagtgtccaaagaaggtccagaagtatacagaaggctgtcgtctgcatagaggtggatcagagaaacaCCAGCAGCTAGAGCGAtatcattgatgtaaacagagaaaagagtcggcccgagaattgaaccctgtggcacctccatagagactgccagaggtccggacaacaggccctccgatttgacacactgaactctgtctgagaagtagttggtgaaccaggcgaggcagtcaatAAAGCTAGCCTTCagcatattcttatagcctacatattcttaCCTCTGTTGATTtatatccattgaattgtgtccaatctctgttttagaaagatttgtACAAATATGAAAATATAGATGGTATATATCATAAAACAATTTCAATTTACATCATACAAGGAATATGCCTTACATTAAATTGAGGAGATCTTTACATTTTTCAGTTAAGTGGCTACACCTGATGTCCTTTCAAATTAAAATCTAtatgtttcagttgggcagttaggttcctgcaagaacccccaccaactaaggaggttcctcggtgaaccccacctcctatggggttcttggaagaaccttttgggggccATTTTCAGTGCTAAAACCCCTATGGTTCTTGAAAGAACTTagaggatcttagaagaacccttgttgaactgcactgttggttaagggcttgtaagtaagcatttcacggtaaggtctacacttgttgtattctgcgcatgtgacaaataaagtttgatttgatcaaaaagtgcatcgacaacgttgTCCCC harbors:
- the LOC120063649 gene encoding trace amine-associated receptor 13c-like, whose product is MEKKEDVLYCFQDGNSSCRKALLSTSTYITLYIFFSLISAVTVFLNVLVIISISHFKQLHTPTNLLILSLAVSDLLVGLVVIPVMTVAIMEPCWGFGEYFCVFHAYIACLCTSLSLGNLVLISIDRYVAVCDPLLYHSKITITRIMCCISITWCCCIIYRAANIKNIANVQVPSRCLKECFIVEGSIWGNIIDLLFTMVVPCSIIITIYMKIFVVARSQARKVFSKEAVSVSGVKTVQANKSERKAAKTLAIVVFNYFICWIPTLFILLFLSFLSDNLSVFIRFLPLVNSLINPIIYAFFYPWFKVTAKHILTLKFL